Proteins encoded by one window of Streptococcus sanguinis:
- the icd gene encoding NADP-dependent isocitrate dehydrogenase gives MADKILFEKGRLLIPDAPIIPYIQGDGIGVDIWENAQLVFDKAVEKAYGGQKKVVWKEVLAGEKAADQTGDWLPDETLATIKSHLVAIKGPLETPVGEGIRSLNVALRQELDLYACLRPVRYFKGVPSPLKHPEKTDITIFRENTEDIYAGIEWESGTTAVKKVIAFLQKDMQVDKIRFPESSAIGIKPISKQGSERLIRAAIDYALAKGLRRVTLVHKGNIQKFTEGCFRKWGYELAQREYVDELASGKLVIQDVIADNFLQQILLYPEKFDVVALTNLNGDYASDALAAQVGGIGIAPGANINYETGHAIFEATHGTAPDIAGQNRANPCSLLLSGAMLFDYIGWTEVSHLLTKAIEKALFEQKVTGDFASQLEGVTALTTSQFAEELLANIEKCP, from the coding sequence ATGGCAGATAAGATTTTATTTGAGAAAGGGCGATTGCTGATACCTGATGCTCCTATTATTCCTTACATCCAAGGTGACGGGATTGGGGTTGATATCTGGGAAAATGCCCAGCTGGTCTTTGATAAGGCAGTGGAAAAGGCTTATGGCGGCCAGAAAAAGGTTGTTTGGAAGGAAGTTTTGGCTGGGGAAAAAGCAGCAGACCAGACAGGTGACTGGCTACCGGATGAAACGCTGGCAACGATTAAGAGCCATCTAGTGGCTATTAAGGGCCCGCTAGAAACCCCAGTCGGAGAAGGGATTCGTTCGCTGAATGTGGCCTTGAGACAAGAATTAGACCTTTATGCCTGCCTGCGGCCGGTTCGTTATTTCAAGGGAGTTCCCAGTCCGCTCAAGCACCCTGAGAAGACTGATATCACGATTTTTCGGGAAAATACAGAAGACATCTACGCAGGGATCGAGTGGGAGAGTGGAACGACTGCAGTCAAAAAAGTTATCGCTTTCCTGCAGAAGGATATGCAGGTTGACAAGATTCGCTTCCCAGAAAGCTCTGCTATTGGGATTAAGCCTATCTCTAAGCAGGGCAGTGAGCGGCTGATACGGGCGGCTATTGACTATGCACTAGCCAAAGGACTAAGGCGGGTCACTCTGGTCCACAAGGGCAATATCCAGAAATTTACAGAGGGCTGTTTTCGGAAATGGGGCTATGAACTAGCTCAAAGAGAGTATGTGGACGAGCTAGCTTCTGGAAAACTAGTTATTCAGGATGTTATTGCAGATAATTTTCTGCAGCAGATTCTGCTCTATCCAGAGAAATTTGATGTTGTCGCCTTGACCAATCTAAATGGTGACTATGCCAGCGATGCCTTAGCTGCTCAGGTGGGAGGAATCGGTATTGCGCCAGGGGCCAATATCAATTACGAGACTGGTCATGCTATTTTTGAAGCAACTCATGGAACGGCGCCAGATATAGCGGGTCAAAATAGGGCTAATCCTTGTTCTCTTCTCTTATCAGGGGCCATGCTCTTTGATTACATTGGTTGGACGGAGGTTTCTCATCTCCTGACTAAGGCTATTGAGAAGGCTCTCTTTGAGCAAAAAGTGACAGGGGATTTTGCAAGTCAGCTGGAAGGAGTAACAGCTTTGACCACTAGTCAATTTGCTGAGGAGCTGCTGGCCAATATAGAAAAGTGTCCATAG